CGAGGCAGATCGCCCCACGCGCGAAGTGCTCCACAAGGCTCCTGCTCATGAACATGGCTAATTTCTCCTCTCCTCCCCTCCCCGCACCCACGAGGCGGAAGGCGCGCCCTCCTGCCGGAGGACCTCCCGCCGCACCAGCTGCCGCGCCCGGTGCAGACGGCTCTTCATGGCCGCCTCGCCGAGCCCGAGCATCTGGCACACCTCCTCGCCCGTCAGCCCCTCGACGTCGCGCAGCACGAGCACCTCTCGATAGGGCCGCTCCAGCACGGCGATGGCCTCATGCACGGCGCGGACCAGCCGCCAGCGCTCGAATGCTGCCTGAGGGTCGAGATCGCCCGAGGGCACCGCGTCGATGTCGTCCACCCGATCTCCCAGCCGCGCGCGCTCTTGCGCGAAGGGGCGAAGCATGCGCAGGCACGCGTTCCGGACCACCGTCATCAGCCAGGAGAGGACGCCCGGATCGCGCGCCACCTCGGGGCGGCGCGCGAGCTTCGTGAAGGCCTCCTGGACCGCATCGTCGGCGTCGAAGGCGTCGCGGCACGCGCGCAGCCCGAAGCGGTACACGCGGTCATGGTAAGCGCGGACGAGCAGCTCCAGCGCGCCGTCATCGCCGCGCGCCGCCGCCGTGAAGACCGGCTCGTGTGCTCTCGATGCTTCCATTCAGCGCCTCAGCTCCGCTGGAGGGGGCATGTGGATCTGCCGATCAGAGCGTACCCGAAGCACGTGCCCGAGAGCGCCGTAAATATCATGTACACGCCCGACAGACCGAACACGGTGAGGCGCGTCACGAGCGTCAGCGGCGCCGCCCAGGCGCACACCAGCAGCGCAAGTGCACCGAGACCACGCAGCAACCGATCCATCTTCCCCACATTGCTTTTCATGAGCTCCTCCATCCTTCGCCCGGAGAAGCCCCGACGCGGGGTGGAGGATTCACGAAATCGTTGCGCCGACGGCGCAGAAAGCGACCGAGCGACGCCTACGCGACGCGTCCACGCCTGCGCGACGCATCCACGCCTACGCGATGCGTCCACGCCGCGCAGCTCCAGGGGCCATCGAGCGCGCCGGCCACGGCCAACGCTCGCCGCGCTCAAGCCGGAGCGACGCGGCCAGCGACGTCGCCGGGTCCGACGGCGCGGGGCTCGGGGCGAAGATCCTCCACGGTGCTCGCCCATATTTTGCCCGCGCTCGTCGTCACGTCGTCCAGCGTGCACACGACCTCGCGAGCGAGCGCCTCGCCGAGCAGCCGGTACGCCTCGAACTGGGCTTCGTCGAAGAACTGATCCGCGGTCGTCTGGTGTGGGAACTCGGGGTAAGACTCCGCGTAACGCTGGACGTCGAGCGGCAGTCCGGGCAAGAGGCCAGCCTTCACGTAGACCACCGTGACCTCCTTGGCCGGCTCGGTCATCGCGCCCGGATCCCGCTTGAACTTCCCCACCAGGATCGGCGTGCGTGGGGTGCGCTGCTCCCAGGCGCCTCGCGGATCCTTCGGGCGAACGCGCTCCAGGTCCTCGCGCTTCAGCTCGAAGTCGAGCCCGCGGTCCACGCGCAGGATCCGCGCCGCCTTCGCGAGCTCGTCGCACGTCCACTCGGGATCGGCGCCGGCGTCGATGCACAGGATGAGCTCGCACTCCCGCTCGACGAGCGTGGTCAGTCCCAGGTTGTCGTGGTGACCGCCGTCGGAGACGAAGACCAGCGTGTCGCTCTCCTTGTTCCGCGCGAAGATCTCTTTGACGTGATAGGCGCTCCAGAAGTGCGCCCACCGCCGGAAGAGCACGAGCTGCTTGCCGGCGCGCCTCGCAAAGCGCGGGTTCCGGACCCAGACCCCGAGACCGCAGTTGAGCAGGGTGAGGACGACGCGCGCCCACCGCGGGATCAGCGTGCCGCCCTGGCTGTTCACGGCTGCAGCGCTGATGGCGATCGAATGGGCCAGGGTGAGCGCGTCGCCATAGGCCTCGGCCGGCCCCCACCCGGTCGCGGGCCCGCCGACGGCGTAGGGGCTGAATTCGAACCGCGCGGTGCCCCGTTTGTAGAGGACCGGGTCGTCCGAACCGGGGGTGTTGACCGTGGCGGTCACGACGTGGAGCGGCGCGCCGCGGTGCGGCCCGCCCAGGTTCCAGGGCGCCGGGTCCGCCGCGTACGTCCTCTCGACGCGCGGCTTGTTTGAGGGCCTCAACGCGGCGAGCGGCCAGGCAGAAGGCGAATCGCTGGCCGCTCGGTCGGAGTCGCCAGGCAGCGACAGGTATGCACGGCGGATCTGGTTGCCCCAGAACCTGTTGATGCCCGCGTAGTTCCTCGACGTCAGGAAGCTGAGCCCGATGAACACCAGGCAGAGCGTCGCCCCGAACGTCAGCTCGACGACCTTCATCGGGTCCTGCTGGACAGGCACATGGACGAGCCCATCGATCGACCGAGCGAACTCGATCGGCGCGAAGAGCAGCCACTGAAGCATGCTCGCCCATGCCGACGTGACGCCCTTCACGACATCGTAGAGATCCGTGAACCTGAGCGCGAACACCTGTCCGCTGACGACGACCCCGATGACCGCGAGGAGCTGCTCGCGTTTCAGGCGACTCAGCAGGACAGCGAGCGCGACGGCCAGGGCAGCGCACAGCGCGAGGAGGGTGAGCAGGGGATCGGCCCGCAGCGCGAGCAGAGAGCCCCACGTGAGCACCACGAGCAGCGCCGCGCGAGCGGCGAGCCAGGTCCCCGCCTCGTGGACGGACGGCCACGAGAAGAGGATCCCGAGATACATGACGAGCAGGGCGGCGAGAAGGACACCCCCTACCAACGCCACGACGAACACGAGGAGGTCGAGCACCGGGAGATCTTTCGCGATCGCGCCAGGCAACGTGCCCGGGTCCACGGAGGCCGTGGTGAAGAAGAGGGATCGCGCCCCGTCAAGGTGGCAGACGACCGTGGTCACGCCGTACTCGACCACGCGCGCGAGGAACGCCTTCGGCGACCTCGCGCTCGAGTGGTGGAGGAACACGAGGGCCGCGAACCCGGCGGTGAGGAGCGACAGCGCATTGGCGATCGCGCCGACGAAGATCATGATGAGCGGCTGGAGCGTGTTGGCGGTGAGGCCGATTCCGCCGGGGATGAGGTAATCGCCTCGCAGGCGGATCCTGTCGAGGAGGCGGTTCCATGAGGCGGCTTCCAGCGGGTCGAAGCGGCGCTCGCGCTCGGCGTCCCCCTTCGGGCGAGGGCCGGACGTCCGGGCCGTGAGCGCGCCCCCCGCCCAGCCGCCGCCGGACACGGAGCTCATGTAATCGACGTACCTCAGGATCACCTCACCGCTCTTCGTCGGGATCGTGGCCAGCCCTTTCAGGAAGCCGAGGCAGATGGTCGCCGAGCGGATGCCTCCGCCGGAGAGCGATAGCCCGATGACGTGCGCGCCGCGCGGATCGCCGTCGCCCGCGGCCTCGTGCTTCAGGTTCGCCGCGCGGCGCCGCGCCTGGATCCACTCGGCCTCGAGCGCGCGAAGCCGACCGATGTCGGGGTACACGGCCTCGTCCCTCGAGGGCCTCTCGGAGGACTCCCACGACTGCAGGATCGTCAGCAGCGTGCCGAGGATCAGCATGAGGAAGACGATGAACGAGCAACCCGCCTTGTAGAGCAGGTTGGTGTGCTCGTTCCCGTGGACCGCGTACCACAGCGCCACCCCCCATACGGTGAGGAACGTGCTGACCAGCAGACCGACGGCGATCAAGAGCCCGCCGCGGCTCATGCGCTTGAGCCGGCTCGAGCCCGCTGCTGGGGGTGGATCCTGCAGCGGGCGCCGGAAGAAGCCCCACAGGACAAACGCCTGAGGCGCCATGGACAGCAAGAAGACCAAGGTGATCGGGACCGCGTGCGCCGCGGCGCTGGCGAGCGCGCCGCGCTGCTCGATGACCGGAGTGACGAGCTTCGGCGGCACTCTGAAAAGCACCGCCGCGACGATCAGGCAATAGGGCACCAGGAGCCGCCGAACGCGCGGATGCAGCTCGCCAAGGAAGCGCCTTAGCCATGGCCACGGGCTGCGCTGCCCGTTTCGCGGCCCCTGCCGATCCGGCGCATCACCGACGCGGGCGCTCCCTTGCCGCAGCGCGCGCCCTCCGTCCGGCGGAGTGGGCTTGGTCATCGGGTGCTCGTCGAGTTGGGACATCGTTCCCCGCACGGGTTCCAGGCGTCGCAGGCCTGCCTGGCGCAGCGGATCCCCGTGCGCCGACGGCAGGCGTCTCGCGCGACCTCACGAGAGCGGACGACGTATCGTACGGAAAATTGGGGAGCGATGGGGGCGTCGAGACGCGCGCGGCCCCGCGCGCCGCGCCGGGCGGCGCTTCCCGTCAGCCTGGACGGTTTCGCATGAAGTCCGCCACCTCGGCGAAGCGCTGGTCGAGGAAGGCGCGGAGGGGCGCGGGCACGTCGAGCTCGGCCATGGCGGCCCGCATGCAGCGCATCCAGGCGTCGCGCATCGCCACGTCGACCGGGACGCGGGCGTGGCGCATCCGCAGCCGCGGGTGGCCGTGCGCCGCGATGTAGTCCTGCGGCCCGCCCAGCCAGCCGATCAGGAAGAGCGCGAATCGATCGCGGCTCTCGCGGGCGACCTGGCCGCCCTCGTCGCAGACGTGGAGGCGCGCGAGCGCCGGC
The DNA window shown above is from Sorangium aterium and carries:
- a CDS encoding patatin-like phospholipase family protein, encoding MTKPTPPDGGRALRQGSARVGDAPDRQGPRNGQRSPWPWLRRFLGELHPRVRRLLVPYCLIVAAVLFRVPPKLVTPVIEQRGALASAAAHAVPITLVFLLSMAPQAFVLWGFFRRPLQDPPPAAGSSRLKRMSRGGLLIAVGLLVSTFLTVWGVALWYAVHGNEHTNLLYKAGCSFIVFLMLILGTLLTILQSWESSERPSRDEAVYPDIGRLRALEAEWIQARRRAANLKHEAAGDGDPRGAHVIGLSLSGGGIRSATICLGFLKGLATIPTKSGEVILRYVDYMSSVSGGGWAGGALTARTSGPRPKGDAERERRFDPLEAASWNRLLDRIRLRGDYLIPGGIGLTANTLQPLIMIFVGAIANALSLLTAGFAALVFLHHSSARSPKAFLARVVEYGVTTVVCHLDGARSLFFTTASVDPGTLPGAIAKDLPVLDLLVFVVALVGGVLLAALLVMYLGILFSWPSVHEAGTWLAARAALLVVLTWGSLLALRADPLLTLLALCAALAVALAVLLSRLKREQLLAVIGVVVSGQVFALRFTDLYDVVKGVTSAWASMLQWLLFAPIEFARSIDGLVHVPVQQDPMKVVELTFGATLCLVFIGLSFLTSRNYAGINRFWGNQIRRAYLSLPGDSDRAASDSPSAWPLAALRPSNKPRVERTYAADPAPWNLGGPHRGAPLHVVTATVNTPGSDDPVLYKRGTARFEFSPYAVGGPATGWGPAEAYGDALTLAHSIAISAAAVNSQGGTLIPRWARVVLTLLNCGLGVWVRNPRFARRAGKQLVLFRRWAHFWSAYHVKEIFARNKESDTLVFVSDGGHHDNLGLTTLVERECELILCIDAGADPEWTCDELAKAARILRVDRGLDFELKREDLERVRPKDPRGAWEQRTPRTPILVGKFKRDPGAMTEPAKEVTVVYVKAGLLPGLPLDVQRYAESYPEFPHQTTADQFFDEAQFEAYRLLGEALAREVVCTLDDVTTSAGKIWASTVEDLRPEPRAVGPGDVAGRVAPA
- a CDS encoding YgaP family membrane protein, producing MKSNVGKMDRLLRGLGALALLVCAWAAPLTLVTRLTVFGLSGVYMIFTALSGTCFGYALIGRSTCPLQRS
- a CDS encoding RNA polymerase sigma factor, whose translation is MEASRAHEPVFTAAARGDDGALELLVRAYHDRVYRFGLRACRDAFDADDAVQEAFTKLARRPEVARDPGVLSWLMTVVRNACLRMLRPFAQERARLGDRVDDIDAVPSGDLDPQAAFERWRLVRAVHEAIAVLERPYREVLVLRDVEGLTGEEVCQMLGLGEAAMKSRLHRARQLVRREVLRQEGAPSASWVRGGEERRN
- a CDS encoding group II truncated hemoglobin translates to MAEPSETPFDLLGGEPAVRRLVERFYDLMGRDEPALARLHVCDEGGQVARESRDRFALFLIGWLGGPQDYIAAHGHPRLRMRHARVPVDVAMRDAWMRCMRAAMAELDVPAPLRAFLDQRFAEVADFMRNRPG